GGTATGAGTATGTGACTTATTAGTCAACGGACTATGAGTCACAATATGAAGATTTTGTAAAAAATTACAACCTCAGTTTTGAATCTTATCTAATTGAATAAGTAAGTTGATTAAGGTATTGTCAAGTAGTTTTACTTTGAGATTGCACGTCCAAATAGTAATTGTTTTCCAACCCATTTCTATTAATTGCAGATGGTGTTCCTCATCCCGTTTTTTGTTCCCATAAAGTTTTTCAGTCCACCACTCAGTGCGTGTATCAGGTATTTTAAAGTATTTGCATCCCTCATGTGCATGCCAGAAGCAGCCATGAACAAAAACCACGGTTTTGTATTTTGAGAGAACAATATCAGGTTTTCCTGCTAGTGTTTGTCCTTTGTATTTGCCATGTATTCGAAATCGATAGCCATTCGCATGAAGATATTTTCGCACGAGTATTTCAGGCTTGGTATTTTTGCCTTTAATCTGGCTCATATTGTAAGAGCGTATGTCTGGCTCATGCACATCCGCCATTTTACATGTTTATTTCTTTTTTTTAATCGGTTTGCTTTCTTTCAATTTCAAAGCTGATTTTGCATTAACAGAGGAGACCACCTTTTTTCCAGTTCGTGCTTCTAATTCCTTTCTTGCCACTTTGGCAACGCCACCACCTTGCTTAGCCACTTTTTTGCTTGCTTCAAAATCTTTTGGTTCCACCACTGCAGAAATATCTTTTGTAGAGGCTTCAGCAAGCATGTTTAAAATGAGTTCAGTATTCGTCATATTGTCTCTGAGATTCTCCTTTTTCAATCCTTTGAGTATTTTATACTCTTTTGTTGTTTTGTCGGACCATGCTTTGGTAATAATATCGGTTAGTGTCGCAAACTGAACACCTTCTTTCAATCCTCTTTTTTTCCACTCATCGGTTAAGTTTTTTCGGATTTCAATGCTTTTCAGGCGTTGGTTTATCCAATTTTCAGAATAACCTAGTTGGAGGTATTCTTTCAATGCCCTATCAATTGTAAGTTCAGGATCCTGCATTTCATCCAGTCTTTCGGCAGCAATTTGTGCCAACCAGAGTTTAAAGGGTTCAGCTTTTGGTGATGGAATGGATTGAATGAGGCGGAACAATTGTTCGGTGTCGGCCACATCGGTCATACGCATTTTGCCATCGGGTGCAAGCATTTTCAACCCGTGACAATTCGTCACGGTTTCATTTCCTTCTTGTTTAAGACGTTGTTTTAATTTTCTCCAATAGGCATTTGAGTCTACACTTTCAGTTAATACGGAAACCACATCAACAATTGAAATGTACCATTTTTCATGTTCTTTGTCCCAAAGTGCACGCACTTTTTTGTCCTCAAAAATTTTTATTGCATTTTCCTTTTTCATTATTCAACCGATTTACTTTAGCAAAAATAGCAATTTTATATTTTGACTGCTTTATTTTCGGGTTTCAGGGCAAGGTTTTTCTTTGAGGTTAGCATGCCCGAAAATGATAGTCTTGTGTATGTAAATACTTTCGCGCAAGAATCTCAGGCATCGTATTCTTAACCTTTAATCTGTCTCATGTTGCTCATATACACAATTATTTTTCTAGACATTCTCATCCTGAAATAGTATTCTTATTTTTGTTTCACAATATATTCAAACATGAAAGCCAAACTAATCTATATAATAATTCTTCTCTTTTTAACAAGCCATCATTTTGCTCATGCTCAGTGTCCGACTTTTAGTTGGGCCAATGCAAGTGGAGCATCTGATAAAAACGACATCGGACAGGCCATTGCAATAGATACAATCAATAATCACATTTTTGTTACTGGTCATTATTACGATTCAGGAACTTTTGGCGGAAAAAATTATCCTTCGTATGGACAAAAAGATGTGTTTATTGCCAAACTGGATTTGAATGGAAAATACATCTGGCTGAAGCAGGGTGGAAGCGGATATGATGATGAGGGAAAAGATATTGCTGTTGATCAGCTAGGAAATGTATATGCCTGTGGAACAATGGAAGCAAGAGCCGCTTTTGGTGAAGATACAACTGCTGCAGCAGGAAGTTATCTTGTGAAATATAATGCTGCAGGTCAGCTGCAATGGCTTAAGGATTATAAGCTGGCTATTTCTGCACTCACCATCGACCTAGATAATAACCTACTTATTTGTGGTGATTTCAGTGGAAAAAAAGCCTTTGAGGGCGATAGTATAGAGGCTATCGGTCTAAAAGATATTTTCCTGGCCAAATTTAATCCATCAGGGCAGTTGCTGTGGAAAAAATACTACGGCTCGCCAAAAATTGAATATGCTTATGATGTGCTCGTTGATAAAAACAATGTCGTTTATGTAGGGGGCTATTTTTATGATTCTCTGCTTATTGAATCCAATTTACTGACAACCAATGGAGCCACTGATATGTACATTGCCCAATTCGATCCACAAGGGAATTTAAAGCAAGTGAAGCAGTTGGGAGGAAACAGTGCTGATGGTTTTATTCAGTTTGCTATCGATTCAGAGAATAACCTGCTTTTGATAGGTGGATATTATTATGAAACCCTGCTGGATACCTTAACAGTGAATCCTATCGTTGATGATTACAACCAGTTTGTGGCCAAATTTGATTCGAATATGCGTATCAAATGGGTGTATACCCATAACGGACGAACTTCATGTATTGCAATTGCTCCAAATGATGATATTCTCGTGACAGGATATTTTACAAATAAACTATATCATAATCACCCATCTTATTTAACAAGCGCAGGCTATGGCGATTTGGTGCTATTCAATATGAGTAAAGAGGGAAAGTTAAATTATGTGAAACAAGCTGGTGGAGTGGAAGAAGATAGAGGACATGCTGTAATTGCCCATCCAAATGGAGATTATTTTATTACTGGCGAGTTTTCCGGCACAGCCTATTTTTCAGATATTGAATTGATAGCGACTCCGGGACCTGGTGTTTGGGCTGTGGCTGATGTTTTGATTGCTAAATTAGAAAATCAATTTTTACAAATAGACGCAGGCTCTGATACAAGTATAACTTGCAACCAATCTGTTCAGCTCAATGCAAGTTCAAATTTGGCAGTAACTTCTTATAATTGGTATCCTTCAAGCGGATTAAGCAATCCGATTATTGCCAATCCGATTGCTTCCCCATCAGTTACGACCAATTATCGCCTGATTGCCACTGATGTGTGTAGTAAAAAGGATACAGATTATGTTAAAGTAACTGTGATTAAACTCAATGCCACAGCAAATGCAGGAATCGATCAAGACATTGAATGTGGAGATAGTGCGCTTATTGGAATGAGTGATGGAAAGAATGTGGTTTCTTTCCAATGGATTCCTGAAACGGGTTTAGTCAATCCAAAAGCATTGCAAACTATGGCACATCCAGATCAAACAAGCACTTATACATTAAGCATGGAGGATGGCTGTGGTAACAAAACGAGTGATGAGGTATTAGTCGAGGTGGAAAGAACTTCTCATTTCAGTTATTCGATGAATGGCTTGGAGGTTAGTTTTAATCTGCTGAATACAAAATGTAGTAGTTTTAATTGGGATTTTGGAAATGGCGTTACATCTCAAACGGAAACAACACCCACTATTGCATTTGCCAGTTCAGGAACGTATACTGTATGTCTCAGCTGTGGAGCTCAACCAATATCTTGTCAAACATGTACACAAATCAGTCTGCCAGGAAATGGATCAGGAAATACTTCAGGACTTATTGAAAATAGTAGGCAGAATGTTGTTGTTTATCCAAATCCCACGAATAGCGTTTTATTTTTTAGTGAAGTAATTGATGAGATTAAGTTGTTAAGTATTGAAGGAAAAATACTGCATTATCAGCTGCTGAAAGCAAATAGATACGAGATTCCGAACCACGTTGATGAAGGATTGTATTTCATCGAAATGATTGAACAGGGCAATATAAAAACAGCTAAGTTTTTATACGTTAAGTAGTGAAGACTAACTTAAATAATTAGCAGTTTCCATAAAAGCTTGATCACTTGCAATGATATGCCTATCTGTGTATAAAACACTTTGTTACAACTTTCTCTCCTGAAATCATTCGCAAATTATATATACCTGATGGGAAGGAAGTTACATTGATTTGAGCTTCATGTCCATTTATTTTTCCTGCTAAAACTTGCTGCCCATGTATTGAATACATCTCATAGCTATTTACAAATGAAGTTGAATTAATATGTAATACATCATTTACTGGGTTTGGATAGATTAGGACATTATTATTGGCTTCTTCTTCAATACTGACAATATCTTTCGATTGTGTGATATTGAGAATGACATCAGTTACACCTGCTGCACTTAGTGTAATTTTTGCAGTACGATCTGAACCTGTAGTGTTTTCATCAAAAAACAATATGAAGCTTTTGTTGGCCATATCATTCTGATAGCTTAGCCAGCTTTGATTGCTGCTTAAATTCCAACTGAGTAAATTGGTGAATACGGAAAAAGTATATTCTCCTTTTGTTTTGCTTAGTGTTTTGTTTTCAGGATAAACCTCCAGATAATCACCAGTAATGGTGCTGTAATCCTTCATATTTGAAAAGGACTGTGAAAAAGGCCCTTTGCTTGTTTTTGCACGGAAAATATCAGGATAACAGGTATCTTGTTTTTGAACGACTACCTGGTAAAATACCAATCCACTAGGGGGACTCACATCAGTATAGCTGAAAAGTGTACTTTGTATAGAATCCAATAAGGTCATTTTTGAAGGAGAGGTTCCTCTGTAAATTTTGTACGAACTGAAATAAAATCCTTCGTAAGCACTCCAGATCAGATTAATTTCAGAACCTGCTCCTGCATTAGCTGTGAGGTGGATGGTTTTGTGCACATTGCTCATTTTGGATTCTGTACCAAAAATATCAATTACAGTTAGTCCGTAGCGATAGGCACGTTGTTTAGGATTTGAAGCCGTATCAATCACAACACTTATTTCATTGTAATCGGTGCTTCCAATTAACTCATATTTGTTCGCCACTGTTGTTTCTCTGTAAATCCGATAGGAATCCACTTCAGTAGAATGATATCGTTCCCATGC
The genomic region above belongs to Bacteroidota bacterium and contains:
- the vsr gene encoding DNA mismatch endonuclease Vsr; this encodes MADVHEPDIRSYNMSQIKGKNTKPEILVRKYLHANGYRFRIHGKYKGQTLAGKPDIVLSKYKTVVFVHGCFWHAHEGCKYFKIPDTRTEWWTEKLYGNKKRDEEHHLQLIEMGWKTITIWTCNLKVKLLDNTLINLLIQLDKIQN
- a CDS encoding Bro-N domain-containing protein; translated protein: MKKENAIKIFEDKKVRALWDKEHEKWYISIVDVVSVLTESVDSNAYWRKLKQRLKQEGNETVTNCHGLKMLAPDGKMRMTDVADTEQLFRLIQSIPSPKAEPFKLWLAQIAAERLDEMQDPELTIDRALKEYLQLGYSENWINQRLKSIEIRKNLTDEWKKRGLKEGVQFATLTDIITKAWSDKTTKEYKILKGLKKENLRDNMTNTELILNMLAEASTKDISAVVEPKDFEASKKVAKQGGGVAKVARKELEARTGKKVVSSVNAKSALKLKESKPIKKKK
- a CDS encoding T9SS type A sorting domain-containing protein, which gives rise to MKAKLIYIIILLFLTSHHFAHAQCPTFSWANASGASDKNDIGQAIAIDTINNHIFVTGHYYDSGTFGGKNYPSYGQKDVFIAKLDLNGKYIWLKQGGSGYDDEGKDIAVDQLGNVYACGTMEARAAFGEDTTAAAGSYLVKYNAAGQLQWLKDYKLAISALTIDLDNNLLICGDFSGKKAFEGDSIEAIGLKDIFLAKFNPSGQLLWKKYYGSPKIEYAYDVLVDKNNVVYVGGYFYDSLLIESNLLTTNGATDMYIAQFDPQGNLKQVKQLGGNSADGFIQFAIDSENNLLLIGGYYYETLLDTLTVNPIVDDYNQFVAKFDSNMRIKWVYTHNGRTSCIAIAPNDDILVTGYFTNKLYHNHPSYLTSAGYGDLVLFNMSKEGKLNYVKQAGGVEEDRGHAVIAHPNGDYFITGEFSGTAYFSDIELIATPGPGVWAVADVLIAKLENQFLQIDAGSDTSITCNQSVQLNASSNLAVTSYNWYPSSGLSNPIIANPIASPSVTTNYRLIATDVCSKKDTDYVKVTVIKLNATANAGIDQDIECGDSALIGMSDGKNVVSFQWIPETGLVNPKALQTMAHPDQTSTYTLSMEDGCGNKTSDEVLVEVERTSHFSYSMNGLEVSFNLLNTKCSSFNWDFGNGVTSQTETTPTIAFASSGTYTVCLSCGAQPISCQTCTQISLPGNGSGNTSGLIENSRQNVVVYPNPTNSVLFFSEVIDEIKLLSIEGKILHYQLLKANRYEIPNHVDEGLYFIEMIEQGNIKTAKFLYVK
- a CDS encoding T9SS type A sorting domain-containing protein, with translation MQNTKYLFFTLSFLFLFSFSQSQNMIKNGDFNGLSFWNFHEGSSTSTVGISMGEAFIDISVAGTNSWEPQLGQYNIIMKAGTEYKLAFKAHASNDRTINANIGTGPPNYTSIFSKTVLLHQTAQWYTYTFTAGISDSTSGLNFDCGQDINDVYIDSVSLFATTIISDKYIISGKITYSDSFTPFAGVNVGMEIHNLAGIIDTILVTDAKGEYMFPMDSQLIVEPFPINITPSYAGFTFSPKKHYFQTTDFSAYINNNFIANSEASDICIVLVDSNTNRNLVAWERYHSTEVDSYRIYRETTVANKYELIGSTDYNEISVVIDTASNPKQRAYRYGLTVIDIFGTESKMSNVHKTIHLTANAGAGSEINLIWSAYEGFYFSSYKIYRGTSPSKMTLLDSIQSTLFSYTDVSPPSGLVFYQVVVQKQDTCYPDIFRAKTSKGPFSQSFSNMKDYSTITGDYLEVYPENKTLSKTKGEYTFSVFTNLLSWNLSSNQSWLSYQNDMANKSFILFFDENTTGSDRTAKITLSAAGVTDVILNITQSKDIVSIEEEANNNVLIYPNPVNDVLHINSTSFVNSYEMYSIHGQQVLAGKINGHEAQINVTSFPSGIYNLRMISGEKVVTKCFIHR